The following proteins are encoded in a genomic region of Xenopus laevis strain J_2021 chromosome 3L, Xenopus_laevis_v10.1, whole genome shotgun sequence:
- the pex26.L gene encoding peroxisomal biogenesis factor 26 L homeolog isoform X1, giving the protein MPERNSRTRGRVGESRKSMAVAENVSSCSLSAMWDWSHLSLSGTPPAVPMLDAAADLLVLERKFAPSLELCERGLQILSAEAMDAKCEQVKTSLCTIGIQCLAELGRWREVLPWLMQYYQTPQEMPCNLMEMCILLYGKVKQPQVMLDVSSDWLQVQGNRLLPNCCRVAELHLLHILLPLGLFSDAEALAQESDVFTEKQQEVVLTVVNKHRRHWEEEEAAAISERNQHSQLETETMGQTGKVQRRILNVAHLLLRALGMVAGLIRRAPLRNIALAVLLISVILLRLDPASPAAYGPISSLILLLRQTIASIFQRQPDRQM; this is encoded by the exons CAGGAAGTCCATGGCGGTTGCAGAGAATGTGTCCAGCTGTTCACTAAGCGCTATGTGGGATTGGTCTCATTTGTCATTGTCTGGGACCCCACCGGCTGTGCCCATGTTGGATGCAGCTGCCGACCTGCTGGTACTGGAGAGAAAATTTGCACCGTCCCTGGAACTGTGTGAGAGAGGTCTACAGATCCTGAGTGCTGAAGCAATGGATGCAAA GTGTGAGCAGGTGAAGACGTCTCTGTGTACCATCGGGATTCAGTGTTTGGCCGAGTTGGGGCGATGGAGGGAAGTGCTTCCTTGGCTAATGCAATATTACCAAACTCCACAGGAGATGCCGTGCAATCTTATGGAGATGTG cattttgttataTGGAAAAGTAAAGCAGCCTCAAGTTATGCTGGACGTGAGCAGTGATTGGTTGCAAGTTCAAGGCAATCGGCTACTACCGAACTGCTGCAGGGTTGCGGAGCTCCATCTGCTGCACATACTGTTACCCCTGGGGCTGTTCTCCGATGCCGAAGCTCTGGCTCAGGAATCTGATGTGTTCACGGAAAAGCAGCAGGAAGTAGTATTAACGGTTGTAAATAAACACAGGAGGCATTGGGAAGAGGAGGAAGCTGCTGCCATATCAGAGAGAAACCAGCACAGCCAACTGGAGACAGAGACAATGGGACAAACTG GTAAGGTACAGAGGAGAATCCTAAATGTTGCCCATCTGCTGTTAAGAGCACTGGGAATGGTTGCAGGACTAATACGAAGGGCACCTCTCCGGAACATAGCCCTCGCTGTTTTACTCATCTCCGTTATTCTACTGCGACTGGATCCGG CATCCCCTGCAGCCTACGGTCCTATATCCAGCCTGATCCTCTTGCTCCGCCAAACCATTGCCAGCATTTTCCAGAGACAGCCAGACCGGCAGATGTGA
- the pex26.L gene encoding peroxisomal biogenesis factor 26 L homeolog (The RefSeq protein has 3 substitutions compared to this genomic sequence), with product MPERSSCTRGRVGERKPMAVAENVSSCSLSAMWDWSHLSLSGTPPAVPMLDAAADLLVLERKFAPSLELCERGLQILSAEAMDAKCEQVKTSLCTIGIQCLAELGRWREVLPWLMQYYQTPQEMPCNLMEMCILLYGKVKQPQVMLDVSSDWLQVQGNRLLPNCCRVAELHLLHILLPLGLFSDAEALAQESDVFTEKQQEVVLTVVNKHRRHWEEEEAAAISERNQHSQLETETMGQTGKVQRRILNVAHLLLRALGMVAGLIRRAPLRNIALAVLLISVILLRLDPASPAAYGPISSLILLLRQTIASIFQRQPDRQM from the exons GAAGTCCATGGCGGTTGCAGAGAATGTGTCCAGCTGTTCACTAAGCGCTATGTGGGATTGGTCTCATTTGTCATTGTCTGGGACCCCACCGGCTGTGCCCATGTTGGATGCAGCTGCCGACCTGCTGGTACTGGAGAGAAAATTTGCACCGTCCCTGGAACTGTGTGAGAGAGGTCTACAGATCCTGAGTGCTGAAGCAATGGATGCAAA GTGTGAGCAGGTGAAGACGTCTCTGTGTACCATCGGGATTCAGTGTTTGGCCGAGTTGGGGCGATGGAGGGAAGTGCTTCCTTGGCTAATGCAATATTACCAAACTCCACAGGAGATGCCGTGCAATCTTATGGAGATGTG cattttgttataTGGAAAAGTAAAGCAGCCTCAAGTTATGCTGGACGTGAGCAGTGATTGGTTGCAAGTTCAAGGCAATCGGCTACTACCGAACTGCTGCAGGGTTGCGGAGCTCCATCTGCTGCACATACTGTTACCCCTGGGGCTGTTCTCCGATGCCGAAGCTCTGGCTCAGGAATCTGATGTGTTCACGGAAAAGCAGCAGGAAGTAGTATTAACGGTTGTAAATAAACACAGGAGGCATTGGGAAGAGGAGGAAGCTGCTGCCATATCAGAGAGAAACCAGCACAGCCAACTGGAGACAGAGACAATGGGACAAACTG GTAAGGTACAGAGGAGAATCCTAAATGTTGCCCATCTGCTGTTAAGAGCACTGGGAATGGTTGCAGGACTAATACGAAGGGCACCTCTCCGGAACATAGCCCTCGCTGTTTTACTCATCTCCGTTATTCTACTGCGACTGGATCCGG CATCCCCTGCAGCCTACGGTCCTATATCCAGCCTGATCCTCTTGCTCCGCCAAACCATTGCCAGCATTTTCCAGAGACAGCCAGACCGGCAGATGTGA
- the pex26.L gene encoding peroxisomal biogenesis factor 26 L homeolog isoform X2 produces MKSMAVAENVSSCSLSAMWDWSHLSLSGTPPAVPMLDAAADLLVLERKFAPSLELCERGLQILSAEAMDAKCEQVKTSLCTIGIQCLAELGRWREVLPWLMQYYQTPQEMPCNLMEMCILLYGKVKQPQVMLDVSSDWLQVQGNRLLPNCCRVAELHLLHILLPLGLFSDAEALAQESDVFTEKQQEVVLTVVNKHRRHWEEEEAAAISERNQHSQLETETMGQTGKVQRRILNVAHLLLRALGMVAGLIRRAPLRNIALAVLLISVILLRLDPASPAAYGPISSLILLLRQTIASIFQRQPDRQM; encoded by the exons GAAGTCCATGGCGGTTGCAGAGAATGTGTCCAGCTGTTCACTAAGCGCTATGTGGGATTGGTCTCATTTGTCATTGTCTGGGACCCCACCGGCTGTGCCCATGTTGGATGCAGCTGCCGACCTGCTGGTACTGGAGAGAAAATTTGCACCGTCCCTGGAACTGTGTGAGAGAGGTCTACAGATCCTGAGTGCTGAAGCAATGGATGCAAA GTGTGAGCAGGTGAAGACGTCTCTGTGTACCATCGGGATTCAGTGTTTGGCCGAGTTGGGGCGATGGAGGGAAGTGCTTCCTTGGCTAATGCAATATTACCAAACTCCACAGGAGATGCCGTGCAATCTTATGGAGATGTG cattttgttataTGGAAAAGTAAAGCAGCCTCAAGTTATGCTGGACGTGAGCAGTGATTGGTTGCAAGTTCAAGGCAATCGGCTACTACCGAACTGCTGCAGGGTTGCGGAGCTCCATCTGCTGCACATACTGTTACCCCTGGGGCTGTTCTCCGATGCCGAAGCTCTGGCTCAGGAATCTGATGTGTTCACGGAAAAGCAGCAGGAAGTAGTATTAACGGTTGTAAATAAACACAGGAGGCATTGGGAAGAGGAGGAAGCTGCTGCCATATCAGAGAGAAACCAGCACAGCCAACTGGAGACAGAGACAATGGGACAAACTG GTAAGGTACAGAGGAGAATCCTAAATGTTGCCCATCTGCTGTTAAGAGCACTGGGAATGGTTGCAGGACTAATACGAAGGGCACCTCTCCGGAACATAGCCCTCGCTGTTTTACTCATCTCCGTTATTCTACTGCGACTGGATCCGG CATCCCCTGCAGCCTACGGTCCTATATCCAGCCTGATCCTCTTGCTCCGCCAAACCATTGCCAGCATTTTCCAGAGACAGCCAGACCGGCAGATGTGA
- the pex26.L gene encoding peroxisomal biogenesis factor 26 L homeolog isoform X3, with the protein MAVAENVSSCSLSAMWDWSHLSLSGTPPAVPMLDAAADLLVLERKFAPSLELCERGLQILSAEAMDAKCEQVKTSLCTIGIQCLAELGRWREVLPWLMQYYQTPQEMPCNLMEMCILLYGKVKQPQVMLDVSSDWLQVQGNRLLPNCCRVAELHLLHILLPLGLFSDAEALAQESDVFTEKQQEVVLTVVNKHRRHWEEEEAAAISERNQHSQLETETMGQTGKVQRRILNVAHLLLRALGMVAGLIRRAPLRNIALAVLLISVILLRLDPASPAAYGPISSLILLLRQTIASIFQRQPDRQM; encoded by the exons ATGGCGGTTGCAGAGAATGTGTCCAGCTGTTCACTAAGCGCTATGTGGGATTGGTCTCATTTGTCATTGTCTGGGACCCCACCGGCTGTGCCCATGTTGGATGCAGCTGCCGACCTGCTGGTACTGGAGAGAAAATTTGCACCGTCCCTGGAACTGTGTGAGAGAGGTCTACAGATCCTGAGTGCTGAAGCAATGGATGCAAA GTGTGAGCAGGTGAAGACGTCTCTGTGTACCATCGGGATTCAGTGTTTGGCCGAGTTGGGGCGATGGAGGGAAGTGCTTCCTTGGCTAATGCAATATTACCAAACTCCACAGGAGATGCCGTGCAATCTTATGGAGATGTG cattttgttataTGGAAAAGTAAAGCAGCCTCAAGTTATGCTGGACGTGAGCAGTGATTGGTTGCAAGTTCAAGGCAATCGGCTACTACCGAACTGCTGCAGGGTTGCGGAGCTCCATCTGCTGCACATACTGTTACCCCTGGGGCTGTTCTCCGATGCCGAAGCTCTGGCTCAGGAATCTGATGTGTTCACGGAAAAGCAGCAGGAAGTAGTATTAACGGTTGTAAATAAACACAGGAGGCATTGGGAAGAGGAGGAAGCTGCTGCCATATCAGAGAGAAACCAGCACAGCCAACTGGAGACAGAGACAATGGGACAAACTG GTAAGGTACAGAGGAGAATCCTAAATGTTGCCCATCTGCTGTTAAGAGCACTGGGAATGGTTGCAGGACTAATACGAAGGGCACCTCTCCGGAACATAGCCCTCGCTGTTTTACTCATCTCCGTTATTCTACTGCGACTGGATCCGG CATCCCCTGCAGCCTACGGTCCTATATCCAGCCTGATCCTCTTGCTCCGCCAAACCATTGCCAGCATTTTCCAGAGACAGCCAGACCGGCAGATGTGA